A stretch of Miscanthus floridulus cultivar M001 chromosome 13, ASM1932011v1, whole genome shotgun sequence DNA encodes these proteins:
- the LOC136502221 gene encoding protein NONRESPONDING TO OXYLIPINS 2, mitochondrial-like isoform X2, with amino-acid sequence MASLCRSAAAAARSAALRSRSPMARPFLAANTPVAPPRIRRPLVAAALASLESLLPLHSAVAAARLRSCIAADSACWSCLSQGLTKRI; translated from the exons ATGGCGTCCTTGtgccgctccgccgccgccgccgcgaggtcAGCGGCGCTCCGGTCGAGATCCCCGATGGCGAGGCCGTTCCTGGCGGCGAACACTCCTGTCGCACCGCCACGCATCCGCAG GCCCCTCGTAGCGGCGGCGCTGGCGAGTCTGGAGTCGCTCTTGCCGCTGCACAGCGCGGTGGCCGCCGCGCGGCTGCGGTCCTGCATCGCCGCCGACTCCGCGTGCTGGAGCTGCCT
- the LOC136502221 gene encoding protein NONRESPONDING TO OXYLIPINS 2, mitochondrial-like isoform X1: MASLCRSAAAAARSAALRSRSPMARPFLAANTPVAPPRIRRPLVAAALASLESLLPLHSAVAAARLRSCIAADSACWSCLSQDFALPR, from the exons ATGGCGTCCTTGtgccgctccgccgccgccgccgcgaggtcAGCGGCGCTCCGGTCGAGATCCCCGATGGCGAGGCCGTTCCTGGCGGCGAACACTCCTGTCGCACCGCCACGCATCCGCAG GCCCCTCGTAGCGGCGGCGCTGGCGAGTCTGGAGTCGCTCTTGCCGCTGCACAGCGCGGTGGCCGCCGCGCGGCTGCGGTCCTGCATCGCCGCCGACTCCGCGTGCTGGAGCTGCCT